Part of the Caulifigura coniformis genome, CGCCCCCTCCGTCCGTCCGATCGACACCACCGCCGGCAGGTCGCTCCCCGGCGTCGCCAGCTCCTTCGCGACCGCCGAGCCGAAATGCGGATGCTTGAGCCCCCCCGAAGGCAGGTAACCCGTATGCAGCTGGTACTGCGCCCGCTGGTGGTTCCCTTCCTTGTTCGTCAGCGAGCGGATCAGCGCGCACTCCTTCAGAACGCCCGCCGTCGCCGGCAGCGAATCCGAAATCTGCACACCCGGGATCGACGTCGAAATCACTTTCGTGCTTCCGCCGTTCTCATGCTTCGGCTTCGGATCGAAGGTCTCGAACTGGCTCGGCGCCCCCGCCATGTACAGCAGGATCATCGACCGTCCCTGCTTCTTCAGCTCCTCCGCATGCAGCCCGCACACCTGCGACAACGACAGCAATCCCGCGGTACTCGCCGCCGTCGAAACCGAACGCAGGAATGAGCGGCGGCTCAGGCAGTCACGATTCAGCGTGACATATTCGTGCTGGTAAATGGACATCGTTCACCTGGCTTCGAATCAGAGACAGGAACATCACATCGCAACAGGCCCGGCGCCGCCGGCTCAGTCAGTCAGAGTCCAGACGGCCTCTGTCGGAGAAGACCAGCTGGGCCGGCGGCCTGCCGTGCATCGCGTGATTCCGTCATCGCTTCGTCAGGAACTCGCTGCTGTTCAGCAGCGACCAGAAAATGTCTTCGAACGCCTCGTTCCTCCGGCCCACGGTCTTGATGTAGGCCAGATTGATTTCCCGTTCCTTCTCCGTCGGCTCCCGCGACAGCACTCTCAGGTACAGCTCATCCAGCGCCGCCCCGTCATCGCTGTTCTGCGTCAGGATCCGCCCCAGCGCCGTATCGCCAGTCGCCCGCGTGAGCGGAGCAATCGTGTCCGCGTTCATCATGAACAGCACCTGGGGAATGTTCCCCAGGATGTCCGCCTGTGGCGTTGAGGGGTCGTAACCGAACAATTGCTGGAATCCCCGCCGACCCGAGTTGCCTCGGCCGTACGGGCCCCGCCGCATCGATGCCAGGCCCGGCATCTCTTCCACACCCAGCACCTGCGCCATCGCGTTGTAGATCTGGTCCGATCGCAGCCTCGTCGGCGTTGCGGCCGCGAACTTCACCGTGTCGTTCGGACTCCCGGCCAGCTGCCGCTGGTACGCCTGCGTGGAGGTGATCGTCCGCAGCAGCCATTGAATGTCGTAGCCGTGGCTTGCAAACCCGTTCGCCAGCGCTTCCAGCACGTCTTCCTGCACGCCGCTCCGCTTGGGCCCCATGTCGTCGATCGGCATGAAGAACCCTTCGCCAAGCAGCTCACCCCACATCCGGTTGACGAACGCCTTCCGGAACCACGGATTCGATTTCGACGTGATCGCCTTCGCCAATGCTTCCCGACGATCAAGGTCGCTCGAGTTCCCCCTCTGCCGCTGGCCGGAGAGGAAGAACACTGGCTGCATCATCGTTCCCTTCGCCGTCGGGTCATTGAGGTCCGGCATGTAGTGCTCGGAAGAGCCTCGCCCTTCGCGCGGCGGCGCCGGCAGCCCTTCGATCTCCTTCATGCTCAGCGCGCCATCCTTGTCGGCGTCCCCCTGCGAGATCAGAAATCCGAACAGCCGTTCGAATCGCGGCGAGGCCTTGGCCTCAGCGGCCGTCACTCTTCCGTCGCGGTTGCGATCGACAAATCGAGCCAGCTCCGCCGGTTTCGGACGAACATCCGGCCCCGAGAACGACGTCACTTCAAAGTCGAGAAGCCCTGCATCCGGCTGCCGCCGCACCGACACCCGTGGAAGGTACGCCGCCAGTTCGTGGAACTGCTCGCGCTTCCACCCGTCGGTCGGATGGTCATGACAGTTGGCGCACTGCAGCTGAATTCCCAGGAAGATCCGCGACACCTCGGCCGCGATCTCCTCTGCGTTCCCCGTGTGCGCAAACATCAGTGCCGTCTGCCCGTCGTCCTGCACCTTTCCCGTCGCCGTGATGAGCGCCGTCGTGATCTCCGACCACGGCCGGTTTGCCGCCAGCTGCGCCGTCATCCATTCCTCGAACACGCCCTGCGCCCCGCGCGCCCGCTGCTCCGTCGCATGCCCAAAAATTACTTCGCCCCAGTAAGCTGCCCACAGGTCCGAGTACCCCTTCGAATCCAGCAGCCTGTCAATGAGCTTCGCCCGCTTGTCCGCATCGGGATCCAGTCCGAACAGCGTCACTTCCCGCGGCGTCGGAATCGTCCCCGCCAGGTCCAGGCTCACCCGCCTCAGGAAGTCTTCATCGGAAGAAATGCCTGCCGGAGTCACCCCCGCGGCCTCAAAACTCTTCTCGAGCAGCCGGTCGATCTCCCGGGCCATCTTCACTTCGGAGGGATGCTCCCGGCGTCCCTCCGGGACTTCCCCCTGCAGGGAAGCGGTCGCCAGGCACACCAGTCCGATCAGCAGGCAGCGAGCGACGGAATTCATCAGACTCCTCCCGCTGGACAGACCGGTCGAACTTCCAGAACCGTTCGGAACGATGGCGGAGCAGTGAATCCGGGGGAGGATGCGAGAGCCTCCGCCACCGTCCGAAAGGTTGCTGGGAATGGAACACGGAAACCAACCCCGCGGTTCCGGCAATTCCGCCCAACCTCAGCCAGAAAGCCGCGATGCCTCACGGAATGACAATTCCAGGACGCTCGCGCAAGCCACTACCCACTACCCATCAACTGATCGAAAACTCATCCAGACTCAACGCCGTCTCATGCCCCTCCTCGCCCCCCGGCCTCTCATCCCCGTCCCGGCCCGGCGAAGAACCCGACATCCAGTCCGGACCCGGCGCCGCATAAGGACGGAACTTCTCGATCGCCCCCCGGTCCTCGCGATACAGGATCGCCCGACCCGTCCCCAGGCGTGAAGCCAGCGGCGAATCGATCAGGTTGCTCGAATCGGCCGCGTTCATCGGGAACAGGATCCGCAGCTCGAAGTCGCGGAGCATCTGCCGGCTGAACCACCGCTCCACGTTGTTATACGAGTCGGCCCAGATCACGCAGTGCAGTCCCAGCTCCGGTCCCCCCGTCAGCAGCTGTGAGAACTGCTTCGCTGGCGATGCCGTCTGCTCGCCGCTGCCACCGAATCCGCCGCCGAAGCCGAAGTCGTCTTCCGCCCGCCTCAGGTCGCGGAAGCGGCTGAGGTTGTAGACGAACACGCACGACGTCGGGAACAGCGTGTCGCGATCCCCGTCCCGTCGCTCACGCTCGGCCGTCAGGTTCGAGAGCGCCCCCGCAGCCTGGCTCGGCGCGACGCGCCGGAACTTCGCTCCCAGCATCTGCTCCAGCTGCGACCACACCTCCCGCACAGGATCATCCGCCGCGCTGCCGTCGAAGAGCGTGACCGCCGGTTCATCGGCATCGGCCGACTGCGTCGCCAGCGCGATCGCCGCCGCCGCCAGGATCCCCTGGACCGCTTCCTGATCCTGCCCGACCAGCAACACGTTCGCGCTCGACTGCCGCTCCAGCACGATGCTCGTCGGGTCGCCGATTTCCACGGCGTCCCCCAGCCAGATTCGCGGCGCTGTCCGCCGCCGCGGCTCGACCGCTCCTGTCGTCGCCATCTGCCGCAGCACCCGGTTCTGCGACAGGTCCGAAGGAATGTTCCCCTCGAAAATGATCGGCGACTCGACTCCCACCTCGCGCGCGTCAGCCATCTGCTCGAGATCCCGCAGGTACTGCTCGCGCTTGTCGTCCGGCAGCCACGCGATCTGGAACGGATGGTTCCCTTCCACCAGGCCGTTCGCATCGTTGTAGATCGCTTCACCCGGACGCGACAGCAGCCTCGCGGCCGTGTTGTCTTCGCTCAGGATCAGGTGCGCATCCGCCTCGCTGCACTGCAGCGCTACCCGCACGGCCACCTGCCCCAGCGTGCTGCGGGCGAGCGTGTAGGCCCCGCCCAGCGTCTGCGATCCCAGGATCACATGAATGCCGAACGCACGCCCCTGCCGCACCAGGCGGTCCAGCAGCAGTGCGGCCGTCTGCGCGTAGCGGTCGTCCTCCGTGAAGAACTCCTGGAATTCGTCGATCACGAGCAGCACGCGCGGCATCGGAATGTTCGGGTTCCCGTTGCGGAATCCCGTCACATCCTGCGCCCCGTGCTTGCGGAACAGCTCGCCGCGTTCCGCCATCAGCTCGTCCAGCCGCGTCAGCGCGCTCACGCCGAACTCGCGATCGCTCTCGATCGCGATCACCCGTGCATGCGGCAGATGGAATTGCGCGTAATCCTTGAACTCGACTCCCTTCTTGAAGTCGATCAGGAAGAACTGCAGTTCGTCGGGGCTGTAATGCAGCGCCAGGTTCGTGATCAGTCCGTGCAGGAACGTCGATTTTCCCGAGCCGGTCTTGCCGGCGATCAGCATGTGCTGCGAGGTTCCCTGGCCCAGCTGCACATGCTGCAGCTTCACCGCCCCCGCCCGGCCCATCGGAATGTCGATGCCGCGACGGCTGTCCAGCGACCACCGCTCCCGCTCGGACGGCGCAATCCGCTCGAACGACACTTCGACCCGCCGCGCCCCCTTCGCCGCCGCACCCGCCGACTTCACGATCTGCGAAAACAACTCCGGACCCGGAGGCGCCTCCGCAATCAGCGGCCACCGCGACAGCGCCGGGTCGACCGAATAGAACGACGGAGTTCGCGAATCGACCACCGGTTCTTCCGTCGCGGCCGGAAGCGATTCCAGTGCCAGCGGATCGGCCGCATCGTGCACCCAGTCAAACCGCCCCGTCCTCTTCGACGGCGGATCATTCCACTCGAACACGTTCATCGACGGTTCGATGTCCGCCAGGTGGAAATTGTTCGGAAGCTGCAGCTTTCCATCGACCGACATCAGCACATACACGCCGCAACGCGGACCGCTCGTGATGATGCTCGTCAGCCGCCGCGCCGCGATCTCCGAGAACTTGGCCGGGAAATCGCGGATGACCACGATGCGGTAAGGCTCCGCCACTTCACCCGCGTGCCGGTTGTAGTCTTCCAGCGTCGGGAACTCGTTCCGCAGGTACGTCTGCAGCACGTTCTCCATATGTTCCGTCAGGTCGGCCAGCCGGGCCTCGATCTGGTTCGGCTCCGTCCAGATGCGGCTCGTCACCAGCATCTCATCCACGTCGGCAAGATGCATGAATCCCGCGAAGCTGTCCCCCAGGCCGACCGGATCGATCAGCGTGAACCGCAGCGTCCCGGGCGGCAGCGCCGTCAGCAGCCGCAGCATCGCCGTCTGCAGGATCGGCAGCGCCGCCGCGCGACCTTCCGGCGAACGTGACTTGAGCAGCAGCGAAGGCCGCTCCGGAAACTTCAGGTGCGCCGGGATCGTCAGCTCGCTCCGGCGCGGAGCCAGCCGTGCGTCGCCCGAGATCGCGTCGGGCCACTCGTGCAGATTGACCCCGAACGTTCCCAGCGGGATGCCGGCCGGAATCGTTCTCGGACGCGCGATGTCGCGCCCCGCCAGTTCGCTCCAGGACGGGAACGCCCGCTGGCTCTCCAGCTCGGCCTCATCAACCGCCCCCTGGAAGTCCCCCAGCGATTTCTCCCAGCCCACCTTCAGTTGCGACCATGCGGCCGACACCTCTCGCTGACGCTGCGCCATCTGCTCGGCCACCTGCGCCTTCAACGAATCGGTCGCCGCGTGAAAATTCGACTCGATCGTCTCGAGAGTCGATGTGTGCCAACGGGTCAGATCGCCCAGCCGGGTGGCCCGCAACTGGTCGGCCGCCGCGGCCCGCTGTCGATACGCCTGCTGCGTCGCCGCGATCGCCGCTTCTTTTCGGCCCCGGATATCGGCGATCCGGGTGTTGTAAGTGGTCCGGTAACGCTCGAGCGTTTCCTCGCGTTTCGCATCGACCCGCGCCTGCTCTCGCAGCATCACCGGTTCGCGGGCCGCAACGTCCTTCTGCGCCAGCTGCATCCACCGTTCATGAATCACGCGGGCATTCGCCAGTTCCTGTTCCCATCGCCGGAAGATCGCGTTCTGGCCGCTCATCGCAATCACGTACAGCACGAGCAGGACCACAACCGCCGCGAGTGCTCCCCCCAGCAGCGACAGCAGGATCCATTCGCTCGATGATCGCCCGGTCGTGATGTTGGCCACCGACGGATCGACGACGAAATACACGACCGCCGTCGCCGCCGCGACGAGAATCAGAAACGCCACAGCCGGCCACCACGACAGAAACAGCTTCGGCAGCTTCAGTCGCCCCAGCTCGTTCACATGGTCGGTCGTCTCGTTGATCGTCGCCTGGAACTGCTCCTGAACTTCATCCAGCGACTTCGCGACCTCCACGTCCGCTTCGTAGTCACGCACCCGGTACTTCCGCTCGGCCGCGGTGCTCTCGAAAACACTCGCGATCCCGCCCAGGGCCGTCGTCTGGTCTTCCTGCGTTCGCTCGATGGCATGCACGAATCGCTCGTGCTGCCGACGGGGGCTGTCATCCGAGTCGTCGGCCATCACCGACGAAACGACCCACGTGCTGTCATTGTGCTGCCGCTCGAGGGCCGCCGTTTCCGCGTCGTGCGATCGCACCAGTTCACGCAGCGCCGCATCGCGGTCCCGCTGTGCCTGGGAGTGCTCCGTCTGGTGCTCGGTGGTCAGCGCGTCCAGCGCGCCTGCACGCTGCGATTCGGTCGTCGACAGGTCGGCCGCGTGCCGGCGTTCCGTCTCGGACAACTGGTCCTGCAGCGCCGCGAGTTGCGGATCCTTCCTGTGGACCAGTTCAGCCATCTGCGCCTCGCGCTGCCGGCGAAGCGAGATGGCCGCCTCGAACTCCGCGAGCAGGTCACCCGGACCATGTGACATAGTCAGCTTCTCAGTGGATCCAAACCGCCACAAAGGACTGCCGCAGAAGGGCGAGTCGCGAAGGGTTCCCAGATTCTACGCACGCACCCGGCGAAATGCCTGCCGCAATCCAGGAACACAGTCCCCAGCCGATACAACACCGGCAAAGAGAAAGACGACCGCCCCAACTCCCGACTCCCGAGTACCGTTCCCGCTCCGCCGCCCGGTACGATGTCCCCCCCTTCACGCCCTCGAGGGAGACTGCGATGAATCTGCTGCGCCCGCTCACCTGGATGCTCCTCCTGCTGCCATCGGCCGCCTTCGGCGAATGGACGCCCGTCCCCGGCAAGCCGATGACCCGCTGGGCCAAAGACGTCAAACCCGAGACGCCCCTCCCCGAATACCCCCGCCCGCAGCTCGTCCGCGAGAAATGGCAGAACCTCAACGGGCTCTGGTCCTACGCCATCACCCCGCTCGCGAGGCCGGTGATCGCCGACGAGAAGCAGGACCGCCGCGGACAGATCGCCCCAGACGCGGCCGGCGAACCGGGTGAAGCTCCGACCAAATGGGACGGCGAAATCCTCGTCCCGTTCTGTCCCGAATCGGCCCTCAGCGGTGTCGGCAAAACCGTCGGTCCCAACAGCCGCCTCTGGTACCGCCGCACGTTCAACGTCCCGGCCGACTGGAAAGGCCAGCGTATCATGCTGAACTTCGGCGCCGTCGACTGGGACTGCACCGTCTGGCTCAACGGCAGGAAAATCGGCGACCACCAGGGAGGCTATGACCCGTTCTCCTTCGACATGACCGAGGCGATCAGGCCCGACGGCGATCAGGAACTCACCGTCGCCGTTTGGGACCCCAGCCACCTCGGCGTCCAGCCCGTCGGCAAACAGCACACGAATCCCCACGGCATCTGGTACACGCCCGTCACCGGCATCTGGCAGACGGTGTGGATGGAGCCGGTTTCGAAGGGAGCCATCGATTCGGTCGTGACTTACACGAATTTCCATAAGCGGATGCTCAACGTACGGATCAAGTGGTCCGGGTCTCAACAGGGCGACATCTGCAAGCTCACCATTCTCGATGGCGATAGGATCGTTGCCGAAAACGGTGGGACCGCGACAGCATCATCCGGTGATTTGACGATCGGAGTACCGGCCGATGATCTGAAGCCATGGACTCCCGAGTCGCCATTCCTGTATCGCGTCTATGCCACCGTCGAACGGAACGGGAAGCAGATCGATGAGGTCTACAGCTACGCCGCGTTCCGAGAAATCGAACTCAAAAAAGACTCCGCCGGCGTCAACCGACTCTTCCTCAACAACAAGCCCGTCTTCCAGTACGGCCCGCTCGACCAGGGCTGGTGGCCCGATGGCCTCTACACCGCTCCGACGGATGCGGCCCTGAAATACGACATCGAGATCACGAAGGATCTCGGCTTCAACATGTGTCGCAAGCACGTGAAGGTTGAGCCCGCCCGCTGGTACCACTGGTGCGACAAGCTCGGCCTCCTCGTCTGGCAGGACATGCCCAACGGCGACAAGAACATCGGCCGCGACAAGCCCGATATCGAACGCACCCCTGCCAGCGAGGCCGTCTACCGCAAGGAATGGACCGCCATCGTCAACGCCACGAAGCACTTCCCCTGCATCGTCGCCTGGGTCCCCTTCAATGAAGGCTGGGGCCAGTTCAAGACCAACGAAATCCTCGACTGGACCCGCACCCTCGACAGCACCCGTCTCATTGATGGCCCCAGCGGCTGGGTCGACCGCAAAGGGGGCGACATGATTGACGCCCACATCTATCCCGGCCCGGGAATGCTCCCCATCGAAGACAAACGCGCCAGCGTCCTCGGGGAGTTCGGCGGCCTCGGCCTCCCCGTCGACGGTCACACCTGGCTCGACAAGAACAACTGGGGCTACCGCAGCTATGAAACGAAACAGGCCCTGAACGACGCTTATTCCGATTTGCTCACGCAGATTCCCGTGCTGATCGGCCAGGGCCTCTCGGCCGCCGTCTACACGCAGACGACCGATGTCGAAATC contains:
- a CDS encoding DUF1549 domain-containing protein, which translates into the protein MNSVARCLLIGLVCLATASLQGEVPEGRREHPSEVKMAREIDRLLEKSFEAAGVTPAGISSDEDFLRRVSLDLAGTIPTPREVTLFGLDPDADKRAKLIDRLLDSKGYSDLWAAYWGEVIFGHATEQRARGAQGVFEEWMTAQLAANRPWSEITTALITATGKVQDDGQTALMFAHTGNAEEIAAEVSRIFLGIQLQCANCHDHPTDGWKREQFHELAAYLPRVSVRRQPDAGLLDFEVTSFSGPDVRPKPAELARFVDRNRDGRVTAAEAKASPRFERLFGFLISQGDADKDGALSMKEIEGLPAPPREGRGSSEHYMPDLNDPTAKGTMMQPVFFLSGQRQRGNSSDLDRREALAKAITSKSNPWFRKAFVNRMWGELLGEGFFMPIDDMGPKRSGVQEDVLEALANGFASHGYDIQWLLRTITSTQAYQRQLAGSPNDTVKFAAATPTRLRSDQIYNAMAQVLGVEEMPGLASMRRGPYGRGNSGRRGFQQLFGYDPSTPQADILGNIPQVLFMMNADTIAPLTRATGDTALGRILTQNSDDGAALDELYLRVLSREPTEKEREINLAYIKTVGRRNEAFEDIFWSLLNSSEFLTKR
- a CDS encoding FtsK/SpoIIIE domain-containing protein encodes the protein MSHGPGDLLAEFEAAISLRRQREAQMAELVHRKDPQLAALQDQLSETERRHAADLSTTESQRAGALDALTTEHQTEHSQAQRDRDAALRELVRSHDAETAALERQHNDSTWVVSSVMADDSDDSPRRQHERFVHAIERTQEDQTTALGGIASVFESTAAERKYRVRDYEADVEVAKSLDEVQEQFQATINETTDHVNELGRLKLPKLFLSWWPAVAFLILVAAATAVVYFVVDPSVANITTGRSSSEWILLSLLGGALAAVVVLLVLYVIAMSGQNAIFRRWEQELANARVIHERWMQLAQKDVAAREPVMLREQARVDAKREETLERYRTTYNTRIADIRGRKEAAIAATQQAYRQRAAAADQLRATRLGDLTRWHTSTLETIESNFHAATDSLKAQVAEQMAQRQREVSAAWSQLKVGWEKSLGDFQGAVDEAELESQRAFPSWSELAGRDIARPRTIPAGIPLGTFGVNLHEWPDAISGDARLAPRRSELTIPAHLKFPERPSLLLKSRSPEGRAAALPILQTAMLRLLTALPPGTLRFTLIDPVGLGDSFAGFMHLADVDEMLVTSRIWTEPNQIEARLADLTEHMENVLQTYLRNEFPTLEDYNRHAGEVAEPYRIVVIRDFPAKFSEIAARRLTSIITSGPRCGVYVLMSVDGKLQLPNNFHLADIEPSMNVFEWNDPPSKRTGRFDWVHDAADPLALESLPAATEEPVVDSRTPSFYSVDPALSRWPLIAEAPPGPELFSQIVKSAGAAAKGARRVEVSFERIAPSERERWSLDSRRGIDIPMGRAGAVKLQHVQLGQGTSQHMLIAGKTGSGKSTFLHGLITNLALHYSPDELQFFLIDFKKGVEFKDYAQFHLPHARVIAIESDREFGVSALTRLDELMAERGELFRKHGAQDVTGFRNGNPNIPMPRVLLVIDEFQEFFTEDDRYAQTAALLLDRLVRQGRAFGIHVILGSQTLGGAYTLARSTLGQVAVRVALQCSEADAHLILSEDNTAARLLSRPGEAIYNDANGLVEGNHPFQIAWLPDDKREQYLRDLEQMADAREVGVESPIIFEGNIPSDLSQNRVLRQMATTGAVEPRRRTAPRIWLGDAVEIGDPTSIVLERQSSANVLLVGQDQEAVQGILAAAAIALATQSADADEPAVTLFDGSAADDPVREVWSQLEQMLGAKFRRVAPSQAAGALSNLTAERERRDGDRDTLFPTSCVFVYNLSRFRDLRRAEDDFGFGGGFGGSGEQTASPAKQFSQLLTGGPELGLHCVIWADSYNNVERWFSRQMLRDFELRILFPMNAADSSNLIDSPLASRLGTGRAILYREDRGAIEKFRPYAAPGPDWMSGSSPGRDGDERPGGEEGHETALSLDEFSIS
- a CDS encoding glycoside hydrolase family 2 protein; the encoded protein is MNLLRPLTWMLLLLPSAAFGEWTPVPGKPMTRWAKDVKPETPLPEYPRPQLVREKWQNLNGLWSYAITPLARPVIADEKQDRRGQIAPDAAGEPGEAPTKWDGEILVPFCPESALSGVGKTVGPNSRLWYRRTFNVPADWKGQRIMLNFGAVDWDCTVWLNGRKIGDHQGGYDPFSFDMTEAIRPDGDQELTVAVWDPSHLGVQPVGKQHTNPHGIWYTPVTGIWQTVWMEPVSKGAIDSVVTYTNFHKRMLNVRIKWSGSQQGDICKLTILDGDRIVAENGGTATASSGDLTIGVPADDLKPWTPESPFLYRVYATVERNGKQIDEVYSYAAFREIELKKDSAGVNRLFLNNKPVFQYGPLDQGWWPDGLYTAPTDAALKYDIEITKDLGFNMCRKHVKVEPARWYHWCDKLGLLVWQDMPNGDKNIGRDKPDIERTPASEAVYRKEWTAIVNATKHFPCIVAWVPFNEGWGQFKTNEILDWTRTLDSTRLIDGPSGWVDRKGGDMIDAHIYPGPGMLPIEDKRASVLGEFGGLGLPVDGHTWLDKNNWGYRSYETKQALNDAYSDLLTQIPVLIGQGLSAAVYTQTTDVEIEVNGFLTYDREVLKFDKDRVQKLHARLHEPPPSLKVLVPTSEQEPQAWRYTTDKPADDWMQPTFNDGAWKQGPGGFGTKGTPAAVIGTEWNTKDIWLRRTFELKSTDVDELSLRVHHDEDAEISINGRLVNSLKRFSTEYGPAAIASEIKSALKVGTNVMAVHCRQTGGGQYIDVGLNELRWKR